The following are from one region of the Polaribacter marinaquae genome:
- the murD gene encoding UDP-N-acetylmuramoyl-L-alanine--D-glutamate ligase, with the protein MKKLVILGAGESGVGTALLGKQKGFEVFVSDKGMIAKKYKEVLLSNNIVFEEGKHTESELLNADLVMKSPGIPDTVPLILKLKELGVKVISEIEFAAKYTNANIIGITGSNGKTTTTLLTHHILKSANLNVGVAGNIGDSFAQQVAEENFDNYVLELSSFQLDGIEDFNSHIAILTNITPDHLDRYNNNFSEYVASKFRITKNQKSTDYLIYDADDATINNWLENNKTLAKLVPFSLEKELEFGAFVKNNNITININKDTFNMPISSLSVKGKHNVKNAMAATMAAQLLNARKQAIKESLEDFEGVEHRLENVAKIEGVEYINDSKATNVNATFYALECMNKQTVWIVGGVDKGNDYNDLLPLVREKVKAIVCLGIDNEKIKNTFENVVDIVVETAGAEEAVKVAHKLSEKGDTVLLSPACASFDLFENYEDRGRKFKKAVRSL; encoded by the coding sequence GTGAAAAAGTTAGTAATTCTTGGTGCAGGAGAAAGTGGAGTAGGAACAGCTCTTTTAGGAAAACAAAAAGGTTTTGAAGTTTTTGTTTCTGATAAAGGTATGATTGCTAAAAAATATAAAGAAGTTCTTTTAAGTAATAACATAGTTTTTGAGGAAGGGAAACACACTGAAAGTGAATTGCTAAATGCAGATTTAGTAATGAAGAGTCCTGGAATTCCTGATACTGTTCCTTTGATTTTAAAGTTAAAAGAATTGGGTGTTAAAGTGATTTCAGAAATTGAGTTTGCAGCAAAATATACCAATGCAAATATTATCGGTATTACGGGTTCTAATGGAAAAACTACCACAACATTATTAACGCATCATATTTTAAAAAGTGCGAATTTAAATGTTGGTGTAGCAGGTAATATTGGCGATAGTTTTGCACAGCAAGTAGCAGAAGAAAATTTTGATAATTACGTGTTAGAATTAAGTAGCTTTCAGTTAGATGGTATAGAAGATTTTAATAGTCATATTGCTATTCTAACGAATATTACACCAGATCATTTAGATCGATATAATAATAATTTTAGTGAATATGTAGCATCTAAATTTAGAATCACTAAAAATCAAAAAAGTACCGATTATTTAATTTATGATGCAGATGATGCAACTATAAATAATTGGTTAGAAAATAATAAAACATTAGCAAAATTAGTACCATTTTCTCTAGAAAAAGAATTAGAGTTTGGTGCGTTTGTAAAAAATAATAACATAACGATTAATATAAATAAAGACACATTTAATATGCCTATATCATCTTTATCAGTAAAAGGAAAACATAACGTTAAAAATGCAATGGCAGCAACAATGGCTGCGCAATTATTAAATGCAAGAAAGCAGGCGATAAAAGAAAGTTTAGAAGATTTTGAAGGTGTAGAGCATCGTTTAGAAAATGTAGCTAAAATAGAAGGCGTAGAATATATAAACGATTCTAAAGCTACAAATGTAAATGCAACATTTTATGCTTTAGAATGCATGAATAAACAAACCGTTTGGATAGTTGGAGGTGTAGATAAAGGAAACGATTATAACGATCTTTTGCCATTGGTAAGAGAAAAAGTAAAGGCTATTGTTTGTTTGGGTATTGATAACGAAAAAATAAAAAATACATTCGAAAATGTTGTAGATATTGTGGTTGAAACTGCAGGTGCAGAAGAAGCTGTAAAAGTAGCACATAAATTATCTGAAAAAGGCGACACCGTTTTATTATCGCCTGCGTGTGCAAGTTTCGATTTATTTGAAAATTACGAAGACAGAGGGAGAAAATTTAAAAAAGCAGTAAGAAGTTTATAA
- the mraY gene encoding phospho-N-acetylmuramoyl-pentapeptide-transferase has product MLYYLFQYLENHFSFPGASVFQFITFRAAAAFILSLVISTVYGKRIIKFLQKQQVGESIRDLGLEGQVQKAGTPTMGGVIIIFATLIPAILLAKLDNVYIIILLITTVWMGLIGFVDDYIKVFKKDKAGLKGKFKVLGQVGLGVIVGSMLYFHDDVTIKEQLPVEQQVLQTNGKIKVFGEAHKSTKTTVPFMKNNELEYSKALSFLGEGFEKYGWIVFIFITVFIVTGISNGANLTDGIDGLAAGSSAIMVVTLAVFAWVSGNIIFADYLDVMYIPNSGEMTVFILAFAGALIGFLWYNTYPAQVFMGDTGSLTIGGIIAVIAIAIRKELLLPILAGIFVIENLSVIMQVSWFKYTRKKYGEGRRIFKMSPLHHHYQKLNYHESKIVVRFWVIGILLAVFTIVTLKLR; this is encoded by the coding sequence ATGCTGTATTATTTATTTCAATATTTAGAAAATCATTTTAGTTTTCCTGGAGCTAGTGTGTTTCAGTTTATAACATTTAGAGCTGCAGCAGCTTTTATTTTATCATTAGTAATATCTACGGTTTACGGTAAAAGAATAATAAAGTTTTTACAAAAGCAACAGGTAGGAGAGTCTATTAGAGATTTAGGTTTAGAAGGGCAAGTGCAAAAGGCAGGAACACCAACTATGGGAGGTGTTATTATAATTTTTGCCACTCTAATTCCGGCAATTTTATTAGCCAAGTTAGATAATGTTTACATCATTATTTTATTAATCACTACGGTTTGGATGGGGTTAATAGGATTTGTAGACGATTATATAAAAGTATTTAAAAAAGATAAAGCAGGTTTAAAAGGGAAGTTTAAAGTTTTAGGTCAAGTTGGTTTAGGTGTAATTGTAGGTTCTATGTTATACTTTCATGATGATGTAACTATAAAAGAACAATTGCCTGTAGAGCAACAAGTACTGCAAACAAACGGAAAAATTAAAGTTTTTGGTGAAGCGCATAAATCAACAAAAACTACGGTTCCGTTTATGAAAAATAATGAATTAGAGTATTCAAAGGCTTTATCTTTTTTGGGTGAAGGTTTTGAAAAATACGGTTGGATAGTTTTCATTTTTATTACGGTTTTTATTGTAACAGGAATTTCTAACGGAGCAAATTTAACAGACGGAATTGATGGTTTAGCTGCGGGTTCGTCTGCGATAATGGTAGTAACACTTGCTGTTTTTGCATGGGTTTCTGGTAACATAATTTTTGCCGATTATTTAGATGTAATGTATATACCCAATTCTGGAGAAATGACCGTTTTTATACTTGCTTTTGCAGGAGCTTTAATTGGTTTTTTATGGTACAATACGTATCCGGCACAAGTTTTTATGGGTGATACAGGTAGTTTAACAATCGGAGGGATTATAGCAGTTATAGCAATTGCAATTCGAAAAGAATTATTGTTGCCAATACTAGCCGGAATTTTTGTAATCGAAAATTTGTCTGTGATTATGCAGGTTTCTTGGTTTAAATACACAAGAAAAAAATACGGAGAAGGAAGAAGGATTTTTAAAATGTCGCCATTGCATCATCATTATCAAAAATTAAACTATCACGAGAGTAAAATTGTTGTGCGTTTTTGGGTAATAGGTATTCTATTGGCTGTTTTTACAATTGTAACCTTAAAGTTAAGATAG
- a CDS encoding cell division protein FtsQ has product MKFKRVLKYLFFLTILAFLSFLYSFTSVRNSNKKINKIEVKFEEGTNNFLTHSMVNKLLIQNDATVKNQAKSVIDLYRLEKNVSKNPYIEKAAVFLTIGGVLKSTIKQRTPVARIVSKNGSYYIDKQGVKVPLSKNYSARVMLVSGVENKEDINVVLPLISYILEDNFLQKEIVGIEKSDDGLYQFAVRSGNYKIDFGKLIDVKLKFNKLKAFYNTTYKDKTIQEYKTITLKYHNQVVCTK; this is encoded by the coding sequence ATGAAATTTAAAAGAGTTTTAAAATATCTATTTTTTCTTACTATACTTGCTTTTTTAAGCTTTTTGTATAGTTTTACTTCGGTAAGAAATAGTAATAAAAAAATTAACAAAATTGAAGTGAAATTCGAAGAAGGAACTAATAATTTTTTAACACATTCGATGGTTAATAAATTGTTAATACAAAATGATGCAACAGTTAAAAACCAAGCAAAATCTGTAATAGATTTATACAGATTAGAAAAGAACGTATCTAAAAATCCATATATTGAAAAAGCAGCAGTTTTTTTAACAATAGGAGGTGTGTTAAAATCTACCATAAAACAACGTACACCAGTAGCAAGAATTGTTTCTAAAAATGGTTCTTATTATATTGACAAACAAGGGGTGAAAGTACCACTCTCTAAGAATTATTCTGCAAGAGTTATGTTGGTTTCTGGCGTAGAAAATAAAGAAGATATTAACGTGGTTTTACCATTAATATCTTATATTTTAGAAGACAATTTTTTGCAAAAAGAAATTGTAGGAATAGAGAAATCTGACGATGGTTTGTATCAATTTGCCGTAAGAAGCGGCAATTATAAAATTGATTTTGGCAAATTAATCGATGTAAAGTTAAAATTTAACAAGTTAAAAGCGTTTTATAACACAACATATAAAGATAAAACGATTCAAGAATATAAAACAATTACTTTAAAATATCACAACCAAGTTGTGTGCACAAAATAA
- a CDS encoding FtsW/RodA/SpoVE family cell cycle protein yields MKAVFQHIKGDKTIWAIVAVLAIFSFMPVYSASTNLVYVVGSGSTLGYLVKHMVLLIMGFAIIYGVHKIPYRYFSGGSVLMLPIVIILLIFTLAQGTTIGGANASRWIRIPFVGIGFQTSTLAGLVLMVYVARYLARNKEKAIVFKESILQLWLPVSLVLLLILPANFSTTAIIFTMILIIAFVGGYPLKYIGFILGAGIIALSFFILIAKAFPDAMPNRVQTWQSRIDSFSSSEGKEAYQVEKAKIAIATGGPIGVGPGKSVQKNFLPQSSSDFIYAIIVEEYGLIGAILIVFIYFLLLFRVFVVLKKTTTIFGTLLVIGVGLPIIFQATINMAVATNLFPVTGQTLPLISSGGTSIWMTCFALGMILSVSASKEETEEDILDDNPLDILHETID; encoded by the coding sequence ATGAAAGCAGTTTTTCAACATATAAAAGGAGATAAAACCATTTGGGCTATTGTAGCTGTTTTGGCAATATTCTCTTTTATGCCAGTTTATAGTGCCAGTACAAACTTGGTTTATGTTGTTGGTTCTGGTTCTACTCTTGGGTATTTAGTAAAACACATGGTTTTATTAATTATGGGATTTGCTATCATTTACGGAGTACATAAAATACCATACAGATATTTTTCTGGTGGATCTGTTTTAATGCTGCCAATTGTTATAATTCTTTTAATTTTTACACTAGCACAAGGTACTACAATTGGTGGTGCAAATGCTAGTAGATGGATTCGTATACCATTTGTAGGTATTGGTTTTCAAACCTCTACTTTAGCAGGTTTGGTCTTAATGGTTTACGTTGCTAGATATTTAGCTAGAAACAAAGAAAAAGCTATTGTTTTTAAAGAAAGTATATTACAACTTTGGTTGCCTGTAAGTTTAGTGTTGCTGCTTATTTTACCAGCAAACTTTTCTACAACGGCAATTATTTTTACAATGATTCTTATTATCGCTTTTGTTGGCGGATATCCTTTAAAGTATATCGGTTTTATTTTAGGTGCAGGAATTATAGCGTTGTCATTTTTTATTTTAATAGCAAAAGCTTTTCCAGATGCGATGCCAAACAGAGTGCAAACTTGGCAAAGTAGAATAGATAGTTTTTCGAGTTCAGAAGGTAAAGAAGCTTATCAAGTAGAAAAAGCTAAAATTGCAATAGCCACAGGTGGTCCTATTGGCGTTGGACCTGGTAAAAGTGTTCAGAAAAACTTTTTACCACAATCATCATCAGATTTTATATATGCAATAATTGTAGAAGAATATGGTTTAATTGGTGCAATTCTTATCGTTTTTATATATTTTTTACTTCTTTTTAGAGTATTTGTTGTATTAAAAAAAACTACAACAATATTTGGTACATTATTGGTAATTGGAGTAGGTTTGCCAATTATTTTTCAGGCAACCATAAACATGGCGGTCGCAACCAATTTATTTCCGGTTACAGGACAAACTTTACCTTTAATTAGTAGTGGTGGTACATCTATTTGGATGACATGTTTTGCGCTCGGAATGATTTTAAGTGTTAGTGCTTCAAAAGAAGAAACAGAAGAAGATATTTTAGATGATAACCCTTTAGATATTTTGCATGAAACAATCGATTAA
- the murG gene encoding undecaprenyldiphospho-muramoylpentapeptide beta-N-acetylglucosaminyltransferase — protein sequence MKQSINILISGGGTGGHIYPAIAIANELKLRYPGANFLFVGAKDKMEMEKVPQAGYDIKGLWISGVQRKLTSGNLSFPFKLMSSLWNASKIIKKFKPDVAIGTGGFASGPTLIMAGKKGIPTLIQEQNSYPGITNKLLSKKAKKICVAYDNLERFFPLNKIVKTGNPVRQDLLSIHTKREEGQTFFKLDKSKKTVFVLGGSLGARKINELIASNLDFFEKQDVQLIWQCGKLYFEEYKKYNAKENVQVHQFINKMDFGYAAADVIISRAGASSVSELCIVGKPVIFIPSPNVAEDHQTKNAKSIVDKQAALMIKESNLDTFSVVFESLMKDTGKQETLSKNIKGLALPSATKNIVDEIEKLIG from the coding sequence ATGAAACAATCGATTAACATACTTATTTCTGGCGGAGGAACTGGCGGACATATTTATCCGGCAATTGCTATTGCAAACGAATTAAAATTGCGTTATCCAGGTGCTAATTTCTTGTTTGTTGGTGCAAAGGATAAAATGGAAATGGAAAAAGTGCCACAAGCGGGTTATGACATTAAAGGTCTGTGGATTTCTGGCGTACAAAGAAAGTTAACTTCAGGTAATTTGTCGTTTCCGTTTAAGTTGATGAGTAGTTTATGGAATGCATCTAAAATAATAAAGAAATTTAAACCAGATGTAGCTATTGGAACTGGTGGTTTTGCAAGCGGACCAACATTAATTATGGCGGGTAAAAAGGGAATTCCGACATTGATACAAGAACAGAATTCTTATCCGGGAATTACCAATAAATTATTAAGTAAAAAAGCAAAAAAAATATGTGTTGCTTATGATAATTTAGAACGTTTTTTTCCGTTGAATAAAATTGTGAAAACAGGCAACCCTGTAAGGCAAGATTTATTGTCTATTCATACAAAAAGAGAAGAAGGGCAAACGTTTTTTAAGTTAGATAAAAGTAAGAAAACGGTTTTTGTTTTAGGCGGAAGTTTAGGTGCAAGAAAAATTAACGAATTAATTGCAAGTAATTTAGATTTTTTTGAAAAACAAGACGTTCAATTGATTTGGCAATGTGGTAAATTATATTTTGAAGAGTATAAGAAATACAATGCTAAAGAGAATGTTCAAGTGCATCAATTTATAAATAAGATGGATTTTGGTTACGCTGCTGCAGATGTAATTATTTCTAGAGCAGGTGCAAGTTCTGTATCAGAATTATGTATTGTTGGGAAACCGGTAATATTTATTCCGTCTCCAAACGTAGCAGAAGATCATCAGACAAAAAATGCAAAGTCGATTGTAGACAAACAAGCGGCTTTAATGATAAAAGAAAGTAATTTAGATACATTTTCTGTTGTTTTTGAATCTTTAATGAAAGATACTGGTAAACAGGAAACTTTATCTAAAAACATAAAAGGATTGGCATTGCCAAGTGCAACAAAAAATATAGTTGACGAAATAGAAAAATTAATAGGATAG
- the murC gene encoding UDP-N-acetylmuramate--L-alanine ligase produces MDLGTIHNVYFIGIGGIGMSAIARYFAANNKVVAGYDKTPSLITKSLEELGVTIHFEDAVKNIPISFLEKEKTLVVYTPAIPADHKEFNYFVNNKFTVLKRAEILGKITAATFCLAVAGTHGKTTTSSILGHIMTSVNATSFLGGIAENYDSNLILGGDTISVVEADEFDRSFLKLSPNIACVTSMDADHLDIYENPEALTESFVAFSNKVSDSLIVAKGLPLKGLTYAIDEKADYKAYNLRIDNGKYVFDVQTPSSEIKDIQFYLPGRHNVMNALAALAMAEVYGVSLEEIKKGLSTFKGVQRRFSYKINSDNLVLIDDYAHHPTEINAVHNSVREMYPEEKVLVVFQPHLFSRTKDFADDFANALNKFDDILLLDIYPARETPIAGITSDWLLSKIENKQKKKTQKNNLVKDIKNSDAKIIVMLGAGDIGIVIKEVTSELLKWNENEI; encoded by the coding sequence GTGGATTTAGGTACAATACATAACGTTTATTTTATTGGCATTGGCGGCATTGGTATGAGCGCTATTGCTCGATATTTTGCGGCGAATAATAAAGTAGTTGCAGGTTATGATAAAACACCATCTTTAATAACTAAATCTTTAGAAGAATTAGGTGTTACAATTCATTTTGAAGATGCTGTAAAAAATATTCCTATTTCATTTTTAGAAAAAGAAAAAACGTTGGTTGTTTATACACCTGCAATTCCTGCAGACCATAAAGAATTCAATTATTTTGTTAATAATAAATTTACAGTTCTTAAGAGAGCAGAAATTTTAGGTAAAATTACAGCAGCAACGTTTTGTTTGGCAGTTGCTGGTACACATGGTAAAACAACTACATCGTCTATTTTAGGGCATATTATGACTTCGGTTAATGCAACTTCGTTTTTAGGCGGAATTGCAGAAAATTATGATTCTAATTTAATTTTAGGTGGTGATACAATAAGCGTTGTAGAAGCAGATGAGTTTGATCGATCATTTTTAAAATTGAGTCCTAATATTGCATGTGTAACCTCTATGGATGCAGATCATTTGGATATTTATGAAAACCCGGAAGCATTAACAGAATCTTTTGTAGCTTTTTCTAATAAAGTTTCTGATAGCTTAATTGTTGCAAAAGGTTTGCCTTTAAAAGGTTTAACATATGCTATTGATGAAAAAGCAGATTATAAAGCTTACAATTTAAGAATCGATAACGGAAAATATGTTTTTGATGTACAAACACCGTCATCAGAAATAAAAGATATTCAATTTTATTTACCTGGAAGACATAATGTAATGAATGCTTTGGCAGCTTTGGCAATGGCAGAAGTTTATGGCGTTTCTTTAGAAGAAATTAAAAAAGGATTATCAACATTTAAAGGTGTACAAAGAAGATTTTCTTATAAAATTAATTCGGATAATTTAGTTTTAATAGACGATTATGCGCATCATCCAACAGAAATTAATGCAGTACATAATTCTGTTAGAGAAATGTATCCAGAAGAAAAAGTACTAGTTGTTTTTCAACCACATTTATTTTCTAGAACAAAAGATTTTGCAGACGATTTTGCAAATGCATTAAATAAGTTTGATGATATTTTATTGTTAGATATTTATCCAGCAAGAGAAACTCCTATTGCGGGCATCACATCCGATTGGTTATTGTCTAAAATCGAAAATAAGCAGAAAAAAAAGACCCAAAAAAATAATTTGGTAAAAGATATTAAAAATTCTGATGCTAAAATTATAGTAATGTTAGGTGCTGGTGATATAGGTATTGTGATTAAAGAAGTAACAAGTGAACTTTTAAAATGGAATGAAAATGAAATTTAA
- a CDS encoding UDP-N-acetylmuramoyl-L-alanyl-D-glutamate--2,6-diaminopimelate ligase, whose product MKNLKDILYKVSIEEVSGSTNVDVNAVVFDSRNIVKNDVFVALKGVSVDGHLFIEKAIALGATVIVCQEFPSEIIEGITYVKVVDTNVALAIIASNYYDNPSSKLPLIGVTGTNGKTTIATLLYQLFKKAGYKVGLLSTVKVLVDNEEFKATHTTPDSVAINSYLDKMVEAGVDFCFMEVSSHGIHQKRTEGLVFAGGIFTNLSHDHLDYHETFAEYRNVKKEFFDALPKNAFALTNLDDKNGSYMLQNTRAAKKTYALKTIADFKAKILEKQLSGTLITVDGVEVWTKLIGVFNIYNLTAIIATAELLGLEKLEVLTIVSQLESVSGRFEYVVSKDGVTAIVDYAHTPDALKNVLETINDIRTGNEQVITVVGCGGDRDKTKRPKMANIAAQLSNQVVFTSDNPRTENPQTILEEMEVGVSSENYRKTLTVLDRKQAIKTACKFSNAGDIILIAGKGHENYQEINGIRTHFDDLEEVKNCFNQLNNL is encoded by the coding sequence CTGAAAAATTTAAAAGACATATTATATAAGGTTTCCATAGAAGAGGTTTCAGGGTCAACAAATGTTGATGTAAATGCTGTTGTTTTCGATTCTAGAAATATTGTAAAAAACGATGTTTTTGTTGCTTTAAAAGGTGTTTCTGTAGATGGTCATTTATTTATAGAGAAGGCAATTGCCTTAGGTGCAACTGTAATTGTTTGTCAAGAATTTCCATCAGAAATAATTGAAGGAATTACATACGTAAAAGTTGTTGATACAAATGTTGCTTTAGCGATAATAGCTTCGAATTATTATGACAATCCGTCTTCTAAATTACCATTAATCGGTGTAACGGGTACAAATGGTAAAACAACCATTGCAACATTGTTGTATCAATTATTTAAAAAAGCAGGTTACAAAGTTGGTTTATTGTCTACTGTAAAAGTTTTAGTTGATAATGAAGAGTTTAAAGCAACGCATACAACACCAGATTCGGTTGCAATAAATAGTTATTTAGATAAAATGGTAGAAGCTGGTGTTGATTTCTGTTTTATGGAAGTGAGTTCTCATGGAATTCATCAAAAAAGAACGGAAGGTTTAGTTTTTGCTGGCGGAATTTTTACAAATCTTTCTCATGATCATTTAGATTACCATGAAACATTTGCAGAATATAGAAATGTGAAAAAAGAATTTTTTGATGCTTTGCCTAAAAATGCATTTGCATTAACAAATTTAGATGATAAAAATGGTAGTTACATGTTGCAAAATACACGAGCTGCTAAAAAAACCTATGCTTTAAAAACAATTGCAGATTTTAAAGCTAAAATTTTAGAAAAGCAATTGTCTGGTACTTTAATTACTGTTGATGGTGTTGAAGTTTGGACGAAGCTAATTGGTGTTTTTAATATTTACAACCTTACTGCAATAATTGCAACTGCAGAATTATTAGGCTTAGAAAAGTTAGAAGTTTTAACCATCGTGAGTCAGTTAGAAAGTGTAAGTGGTCGTTTTGAATATGTAGTTTCTAAAGATGGCGTTACGGCAATTGTAGATTATGCACACACGCCAGATGCTTTAAAGAATGTTTTAGAAACTATTAATGATATTAGAACTGGCAACGAGCAAGTAATTACGGTTGTTGGTTGTGGCGGAGATAGAGATAAAACGAAGAGACCTAAAATGGCTAACATAGCTGCTCAATTAAGTAATCAAGTAGTTTTTACATCAGATAATCCCAGAACAGAAAATCCGCAAACTATTTTAGAAGAAATGGAAGTCGGAGTTTCATCAGAAAATTACAGAAAAACATTAACAGTTTTAGATAGAAAGCAAGCAATTAAAACTGCATGTAAGTTTTCTAATGCTGGTGACATCATATTAATCGCAGGAAAAGGACATGAAAATTATCAAGAAATAAATGGTATTCGTACTCATTTTGATGATTTAGAAGAGGTTAAAAACTGTTTCAATCAACTTAACAATTTATAA
- the ftsA gene encoding cell division protein FtsA: MENNKIAVGLDIGTTKIVAMIGRKNEYDKIEVVGIGKAKSLGVKRGVVSNITQTIQSIQQAVDEAESVSGVKIDEVVVGIAGQHIRSLHHSDYITRNHSDEVIDDSDIEDLVNQVHKLVMLPGEEIIHVLPQEFKVDSQADIKEPIGMYGGRLEANFHVVVGQVSSIRNIGRCVKSSGLDLSDITLEPLASASAVLSLEEKEAGVALIDIGGGTTDLAIFKDGIIRHTAVIPFGGNVITDDIKEGCSIIEKQAELLKIKFGSAWPGENKETEIVSIPGLRGREPKEITLKNLSKIIHARVQEIIEHVYLEIKNYGHETAKGKLIAGIVLTGGGAQLKHLRQLVEYITGMDARIGFPNEHLAGDSDDALSSPSYATAVGLLMEGLDKDSKEEEIIEEAIEEILNPVEEKVEETQPVQEEKPKPKKKRSFFEKFTESLKDFLDNAE, translated from the coding sequence ATGGAAAATAATAAAATAGCTGTTGGTTTAGATATTGGTACCACCAAAATTGTTGCCATGATTGGTCGTAAAAACGAATACGATAAAATTGAAGTTGTTGGTATTGGAAAAGCAAAAAGTTTAGGTGTAAAACGTGGTGTTGTAAGTAATATTACACAAACAATACAGTCTATACAACAAGCCGTAGATGAGGCAGAAAGTGTTTCTGGTGTTAAGATAGATGAGGTTGTAGTTGGTATTGCAGGGCAACATATTAGAAGTTTACATCATTCAGATTATATTACAAGAAATCATTCAGATGAAGTTATAGACGATTCTGATATTGAAGATTTAGTAAACCAAGTACATAAATTGGTTATGTTGCCAGGAGAAGAGATAATTCATGTTTTACCACAAGAATTTAAAGTTGATTCTCAGGCAGATATAAAAGAGCCAATAGGAATGTATGGCGGACGATTAGAAGCCAATTTCCATGTAGTTGTAGGCCAAGTTTCTTCCATAAGAAATATTGGTAGATGTGTTAAAAGTTCTGGTTTAGATTTAAGCGATATTACATTAGAACCATTAGCTTCTGCATCTGCAGTTTTAAGTTTAGAAGAAAAAGAAGCTGGTGTTGCTTTAATTGACATAGGTGGTGGTACAACTGATTTAGCCATTTTTAAAGACGGAATTATTAGACATACTGCTGTAATTCCTTTTGGTGGAAATGTAATTACAGATGATATAAAAGAAGGTTGTTCTATAATCGAAAAGCAGGCAGAATTACTTAAAATTAAGTTTGGTTCTGCGTGGCCAGGGGAAAATAAAGAAACAGAAATTGTTTCGATACCAGGTTTAAGAGGTAGAGAACCAAAAGAAATTACTTTAAAGAATTTATCTAAAATTATACATGCTAGAGTTCAAGAAATTATAGAGCATGTGTATTTAGAAATTAAAAACTACGGTCACGAAACTGCTAAAGGTAAATTAATTGCAGGTATTGTGTTAACAGGAGGAGGAGCTCAATTAAAACATTTACGTCAGTTAGTAGAATATATAACTGGTATGGATGCTAGAATAGGTTTTCCTAACGAGCATTTAGCTGGTGATTCAGATGATGCTTTGTCAAGTCCATCTTACGCAACAGCAGTTGGTTTATTAATGGAAGGATTAGATAAAGATTCTAAAGAAGAAGAAATAATAGAAGAGGCAATTGAAGAAATTCTGAATCCGGTAGAAGAAAAAGTTGAAGAAACACAGCCAGTGCAAGAAGAGAAACCAAAGCCGAAAAAGAAAAGATCATTTTTTGAAAAGTTCACAGAAAGTCTAAAAGATTTTTTAGACAATGCAGAATAG